CAAAAGTGGGaagtttgtctctttattttctGCCTTGGAACGCTCACAAGTGGAGTCCCTTGCTCTTCAGAATATTTCTATGACTGATAACAACATTGCCAATTTGTTAAATGCTTCTATAAAGTCAGAGATTGAAGAACTATCCTTTGATAATATTCTTGTTGACACTATAGGAAACTGGCGCGCACAAATTGAGCCATTTGAACAAACACATCTGAGAaggttctttattaaaaacatatataacccTAACTTTTACAAGTTTTACTCCCTTGAATATATGGTGAACTTATTTAGGCCACTTATCAAAGTATCTATAGTTAATGCTGGTCTGTTTTACGTTCCATGTATAATATCAGATAGTCTGGAAGTGTTAGAGTCTTTCAATGTGACCTCTAATTTGATTCAAGAATATTCACTGTTTCCAGGGTGCCACAGGCCACTGCCTTCTTTGCGATCATTAGTGGTTGATCACAATAAATTTGTAGACCTACCTAAACTTGGTTTAATGACATCCCATATGAAACAGTTGATGAACTTGTCTGCTGAGTACAACAGTTTGGTCTTCCACTCCAGTACAACATGCCATTGGACAGAAAGCCTTAAACGTTTGAACTTGAAAGGTAATTTCCTCCTGAGCAATGTCTTTGACTGCCTCCCTGCCTCTTTGGAGGTTCTGGATTTGAGCATCAACAACATCACTGTGGTTTCTAATATTGAAAAGATGAGAAACTTAAAAGAGATCTACCTCTCTGGAAACAGTATATTCACCCTAGCAGAACTGTCCCCTTTGCCCGCTTTGAGAATCTTGCATGCCGATGGGAACAAAATAACTCAAGTCAACTTGGGTATGCTGAAAGCTTTCAACCTTAGTGAACTGAAATTTAGCAATAATCCGTTTGAGTGTTACTGTGATATACAAGATGTCTCCAAATATTTTGAAAACACAATGACCAGTATTATAGGTTGGCCTGAAAATTACCAGTGTCAGGTCCCACTGAGTCTTAAAGGAACGTCATTTAGTTCTGTATCTCTGTCTCTGGCACAGTGTAATCCAGGCATTATTGCTGGCATAACTGTTGTCTGTATTGCCATACTTGTGGCCTTATGCATTTTGCTTTGTATAAAATATAACGTACCCTGGTACTTAAGAACTCTATGGCTTTGGGTTAGGGCCAAAAAAAGTACAGATATTGACCTTGTGGAAAGAAATTTGGAATATCATGCTTTCCTTTCCTATAGTGAACATGACTCCACATGGGTCAAGACTAATCTTCTAAAGCAGCTGGAAGAAAGTGACCCTCCATACCATGTCTGCATCCACGAGCGAGACTTCAAGCCTGGGAAGCCTATAATCACCAACATCATTGAGTGCATCTCAAAAAGCTACAAGACCATTTTTGTTCTCTCAAACAACTTTGTGAGCAGCGAGTGGTGCCACTATGAGTTCTTTTTCGCACACCACCAGGTTTTTGACGAGAAGAAGGACTCGCTTATTCTGCTGCTGCTGGAGCCCATCCCCACCAACTCCATTCCAGACCG
The sequence above is drawn from the Acipenser ruthenus chromosome 12, fAciRut3.2 maternal haplotype, whole genome shotgun sequence genome and encodes:
- the LOC117416631 gene encoding toll-like receptor 2 type-2 isoform X2; the encoded protein is MTYLLKVRKSTSKLQAQSIVVLGLYFIFCTRCVPAETEHVINCSAQNYPTTPCAFPSDTKTVDLSHNSMETILRQDFLGVRGLRKLYLQFNKISAVDPEAFQDNLELEYLDISNNRLHDISTLPFRSLPALNHLDITNNIDTDIILGPQFSSLQNLQTVKLGNPQISSLRENSFRELEGLPLKEFHLITGDFSEYEHSLKSLHGLEKITLEVNMWQNLELLKSLFEDIKNATKTLKIMSLDLVKSGKFVSLFSALERSQVESLALQNISMTDNNIANLLNASIKSEIEELSFDNILVDTIGNWRAQIEPFEQTHLRRFFIKNIYNPNFYKFYSLEYMVNLFRPLIKVSIVNAGLFYVPCIISDSLEVLESFNVTSNLIQEYSLFPGCHRPLPSLRSLVVDHNKFVDLPKLGLMTSHMKQLMNLSAEYNSLVFHSSTTCHWTESLKRLNLKGNFLLSNVFDCLPASLEVLDLSINNITVVSNIEKMRNLKEIYLSGNSIFTLAELSPLPALRILHADGNKITQVNLGMLKAFNLSELKFSNNPFECYCDIQDVSKYFENTMTSIIGWPENYQCQVPLSLKGTSFSSVSLSLAQCNPGIIAGITVVCIAILVALCILLCIKYNVPWYLRTLWLWVRAKKSTDIDLVERNLEYHAFLSYSEHDSTWVKTNLLKQLEESDPPYHVCIHERDFKPGKPIITNIIECISKSYKTIFVLSNNFVSSEWCHYEFFFAHHQVFDEKKDSLILLLLEPIPTNSIPDRFCKLRKLMNKNTYLEWPHDETRQSMFWKRLKAVLNQEIKAPSQQGSTGK
- the LOC117416631 gene encoding toll-like receptor 2 type-2 isoform X1; protein product: MFGVYCLYKKKASICGSCSIYITCPTLFLIIILYFFTVYDLTPLNRIMTYLLKVRKSTSKLQAQSIVVLGLYFIFCTRCVPAETEHVINCSAQNYPTTPCAFPSDTKTVDLSHNSMETILRQDFLGVRGLRKLYLQFNKISAVDPEAFQDNLELEYLDISNNRLHDISTLPFRSLPALNHLDITNNIDTDIILGPQFSSLQNLQTVKLGNPQISSLRENSFRELEGLPLKEFHLITGDFSEYEHSLKSLHGLEKITLEVNMWQNLELLKSLFEDIKNATKTLKIMSLDLVKSGKFVSLFSALERSQVESLALQNISMTDNNIANLLNASIKSEIEELSFDNILVDTIGNWRAQIEPFEQTHLRRFFIKNIYNPNFYKFYSLEYMVNLFRPLIKVSIVNAGLFYVPCIISDSLEVLESFNVTSNLIQEYSLFPGCHRPLPSLRSLVVDHNKFVDLPKLGLMTSHMKQLMNLSAEYNSLVFHSSTTCHWTESLKRLNLKGNFLLSNVFDCLPASLEVLDLSINNITVVSNIEKMRNLKEIYLSGNSIFTLAELSPLPALRILHADGNKITQVNLGMLKAFNLSELKFSNNPFECYCDIQDVSKYFENTMTSIIGWPENYQCQVPLSLKGTSFSSVSLSLAQCNPGIIAGITVVCIAILVALCILLCIKYNVPWYLRTLWLWVRAKKSTDIDLVERNLEYHAFLSYSEHDSTWVKTNLLKQLEESDPPYHVCIHERDFKPGKPIITNIIECISKSYKTIFVLSNNFVSSEWCHYEFFFAHHQVFDEKKDSLILLLLEPIPTNSIPDRFCKLRKLMNKNTYLEWPHDETRQSMFWKRLKAVLNQEIKAPSQQGSTGK